The Centroberyx gerrardi isolate f3 chromosome 12, fCenGer3.hap1.cur.20231027, whole genome shotgun sequence genome has a window encoding:
- the gnb3a gene encoding guanine nucleotide-binding protein G(I)/G(S)/G(T) subunit beta-3a: MGEMEELRKEADSLKDQITAARKAVLDTTLQEQAVAIAVVGRVQLKTRKTLRGHLAKIYAMHWGTDSKLCVSASQDGKLIVWDTLTTNKVSAIPLKSSWVMTCAYAPSGNMVACGGLDNMCSIYNLKGKDGNVKVMRELAAHTGYLSCCRFISDSEIITSSGDCTCVLWDIETGTQKTVFAGHLGDCMSLAVSPDFKMFISGACDFTAKLWDIREGTCRQTFGGHESDINAIGFFPNGNAVITGSDDASCKLYDLRADQDLITYQDSTIMCGVTSLAPSLSGRLILAGYDDFNVNIWDTLKSERVGVLAGHDNRVSCIGVSTDGMACCTGSWDSFLKIWN; the protein is encoded by the exons ATGGGTGAAATGGAGGAGCTGCGAAAGGAGGCGGACAGCCTCAAAGACCAGATCACT GCAGCCCGTAAGGCGGTGCTGGACACCACACTGCAAGAGCAAGCAGTCGCGATAGCCGTGGTGGGGCGTGTCCAGCTGAAGACCAGGAAGACACTAAGGGGCCACCTTGCCAAGATCTACGCTATGCACTGGGGCACTGACTCCAA GCTGTGTGTCAGTGCCTCACAGGATGGAAAGCTCATAGTGTGGGACACTCTCACAACCAACAAG GTGAGTGCCATCCCTCTCAAGTCATCATGGGTGATGACTTGTGCCTATGCACCTTCAGGGAACATGGTGGCTTGTGGCGGACTGGACAACATGTGCTCCATCTACAACCTCAAGGGCAAAGATGGGAACGTCAAGGTGATGCGTGAGCTGGCAGCACACACAG GTTACCTGTCCTGCTGTCGTTTCATTAGTGACAGTGAGATCATCACCAGCTCAGGCGACTGCACTTG TGTACTATGGGACATTGAGACAGGGACACAGAAGACTGTCTTTGCGGGCCACCTGGGAGACTGCATGTCCCTGGCTGTGTCTCCAGACTTCAAGATGTTCATCTCAGGGGCGTGTGACTTCACGGCCAAGCTGTGGGACATTCGGGAGGGAACATGCAGACAGACCTTCGGAGGCCATGAGAGTGACATCAATGCAATTGGG tTCTTCCCCAATGGTAATGCGGTGATAACAGGGTCGGATGACGCCAGCTGCAAGCTGTACGACCTGCGAGCCGACCAGGACCTCATCACCTACCAGGACTCCACCATCATGTGTGGGGTGACCTCCCTGGCCCCCTCCCTGTCTGGACGCCTGATACTGGCTGGGTATGACGATTTCAACGTCAACATCTGGGACACGCTGAAGTCTGAGAGAGTGG GAGTGCTGGCTGGTCACGACAACAGAGTGAGCTGCATCGGCGTATCTACGGATGGAATGGCGTGTTGCACGGGGTCCTGGGACAGCTTCCTCAAGATATGGAACTGA
- the cdca3 gene encoding cell division cycle-associated protein 3 yields the protein MGSSESKMTVSSTIKPDSRRTIKHDRVGRLIDPRSPSTDIDRTPIQVGGPVSKTSVEVKTVCALPSFDPRSPTIGIARTPVRDAMRATVGSFARRLGMLFHSEVEDKAPAPPHGHLNLNVEEEVVVDEELGSGEPLLTSQPSQTFGSLAEHANLLSTPVLPRLQSMGDLSPFVHLEEARVEVETEADLTLEEAEEARESPLHKRLSMSLITCHEGAAPSQIFAEVHHDSTSSPVPSVEVEPLGDGTDHCYALPSINSDPECPMTPVQPSVPTVTDVALVPASSEQPEDAVQMPSSVETQELAVQDSPVPPVPTTLEPATVPSPVLRQERPQPSTGIRCPTFDSKSPSQVVFKPQWLGKGFGASGLRARGVQVRGGKGGSSPLAVRVAVKNITNENKGQSAKLKQKGNGLAEGRSPLQILKETNSPRDQNPQMKLKVSTPDRQRLGQVDRRVLTVALDKENR from the exons ATGGGATCCAGTGAGAGCAAGATGACTGTGTCTTCAACGATAAAACCAGACTCCAGGCGAACCATCAAACACGACCGAGTCGGTCGGCTGATAGATCCACGTTCTCCTTCAACAGACATTGATCGTACACCTATTCAG GTGGGTGGGCCTGTGTCCAAaacttcagttgaagtgaaGACTGTATGTGCTCTGCCATCCTTTGATCCCCGATCACCTACAATTGGCATTGCCCGCACCCCTGTCAGAGATGCCATGAGAG CGACAGTTGGCTCCTTCGCTCGTCGGCTGGGCATGCTTTTCCACAGTGAGGTTGAAGACAAAGCCCCCGCACCCCCTCACGGGCACTTGAATCtcaatgtggaggaggaggttgttGTGGATGAAGAGCTGGGTTCTGGCGAGCCCCTTCTGACTTCTCAGCCATCCCAGACCTTTGGCTCCCTGGCTGAGCATGCTAACCTCCTGAGCACCCCCGTGCTGCCCCGTCTCCAGAGCATGGGTGACTTGAGCCCCTTTGTGCATCTTGAGGAGGCTCGGGTGGAAGTGGAAACTGAGGCTGATCTGACCCTGGAGGAGGCAGAAGAGGCCAGGGAGTCTCCTCTTCACAAGAGACTGAGTATGAGCCTGATAACTTGTCATGAGGGAGCAGCTCCGTCCCAGATCTTTGCTGAGGTGCACCATGACAGTACTTCATCCCCTGTGCCTAGTGTAGAAGTAGAGCCACTCGGGGATGGAACTGACCACTGTTATGCCCTTCCATCTATCAACTCTGACCCAGAGTGCCCTATGACCCCTGTCCAGCCTTCTGTACCCACTGTTACAGATGTTGCCCTGGTTCCAGCATCCTCAGAGCAGCCAGAAGATGCAGTGCAGATGCCATCTTCAGTTGAAACACAAGAGCTGGCAGTTCAAGATTCTCCTGTGCCTCCTGTGCCCACTACACTTGAGCCAGCAACTGTCCCTAGCCCAGTCCTGAGACAAGAGCGGCCACAGCCCTCCACCGGCATCCGCTGCCCCACCTTTGACTCAAAGAGCCCCAGTCAGGTGGTGTTCAAGCCCCAGTGGCTGGGAAAGGGCTTTGGTGCCTCTGGGTTAAGAGCCAGAGGAGTGCAAGTGCGTGGAGGAAAAGgaggctcctctcctcttgctgtCCGGGTGGCTGTGAAGAACATTACCAATGAAAACAAGGGACAGTCTGCAAAACTGAAGCAGAAAG GCAATGGACTGGCTGAAGGCCGCTCCCCACTGCAGATCCTTAAAGAGACCAACTCCCCCAGGGACCAAAATCCTCAG ATGAAGCTGAAGGTGTCGACCCCAGACAGGCAGAGGCTTGGACAGGTGGACCGCAGAGTCCTGACCGTGGCTCTGGATAAGGAGAACAGATGA